In one Conger conger chromosome 5, fConCon1.1, whole genome shotgun sequence genomic region, the following are encoded:
- the LOC133128255 gene encoding trace amine-associated receptor 1-like — protein MAENVYFCYESVNNSCPKIIYPPMIRNLLHIVFVVIIVITLCGNLLVIISIAHFKQLHTPTNYLILSLAVTDLLMGGIILPPYMVQIIETCWYFGDVFCKIHLSADGTLYTASMLNLCFISIDRYYAVCRPLHYQTKITTYTAGIMVLITWSVSAFVWFGMEFLAEAILGKDYYYENVACVGQCVMLTEAASTISSLICFYMPALIMLLMYQKIFHVAQKQAQAVHSIACSNVHSENSTSSSKKERKATKTLAIVMGTFLLCSTPFYVCFLINPFINYSIPPVLIEIFFSITYLNSTCNPIIYAFYYSWFRKAFKIIFVGKIFQAHSSTVKLSTD, from the coding sequence ATGGCTGAAAATGTATACTTCTGTTATGAGTCCGTGAATAATTCTTGTCCAAAGATCATCTATCCACCAATGATACGGAATCTGCTGCATATTGTCTTTgtagttattattgttataacgCTGTGTGGAAACCTCCTTGTCATCATTTCCATTGCTCACTTCAAACAGCTGCACACTCCAACCAACtacctcatcctctctctgGCAGTGACTGATTTGCTTATGGGAGGCATCATCTTGCCTCCTTATATGGTGCAAATTATTGAAACATGTTGGTATTTTGGAGATGTGTTCTGCAAAATCCACTTGAGTGCAGATGGCACGCTGTACACTGCATCAATGCTAAATCTTTGTTTCATTTCCATTGATCGATATTATGCAGTTTGTCGGCCCCTACACTACCAGACTAAGATTACCACTTATACCGCAGGGATAATGGTCCTGATCACTTGGAGTGTGTCTGCCTTTGTTTGGTTTGGGATGGaattcctggcagaggcaattTTGgggaaagattattattatgaaaatgttGCTTGTGTAGGACAATGTGTCATGTTGACTGAAGCAGCAAGTACAATATCTAGCCTTATCTGTTTTTATATGCCTGCGTTAATTATGTTGCTCATGTATCAGAAAATCTTTCATGTTGCGCAGAAGCAAGCCCAGGCTGTTCACAGCATTGCCTGTAgcaatgtgcactctgaaaacagCACATCATCTAGCAAGAAGGAGCGAAAGGCTACAAAGACCCTGGCAATTGTTATGGGGACATTCTTGTTATGCTCTACACCCTTTTATGTGTGTTTTCTAATTAATCCATTCATTAATTATTCCATTCCACCTgttttaattgaaatatttttctctaTTACCTATTTAAATTCAACATGCAATCCTATCATTTATGCTTTCTATTACAGTTGGTTTAGGAAAgcattcaaaattatttttgttggcaaaatatttcaagctcattCCTCAACAGTAAAACTGTCCACAGattga
- the LOC133128256 gene encoding trace amine-associated receptor 1-like, with the protein MTEDLYFCYESMNNSCPKIIYPPMIRILLHIFFAVIIVITLCGNLLVIISIAHFKQLHTPTNYLILSLAVTDFLMGSFILPPYMVQIIETCWYFGDVFCKIHLSLDGTLYTASMLNLSFISIDRYYAVCRPLHYQTKITTYTAGIMVLITWSVSAFVWFGMEFLAEAILGKDYYYENVACVGQCVMLTEAASTISSLICFYMPALIMLLMYQKIFHVAQKQAQAVHSIACSNVHSENSTSSSKKERKATKTLAIVMGTFLLCSTPFYVCCLLNPFINYSIPPVLIEIFFCITYLNSTCNPIIYAFYYSWFRKAFKIIFVGKIFQAHSSTVKLSTD; encoded by the coding sequence ATGACTGAAGATTTATACTTCTGTTATGAGTCCATGAATAATTCTTGCCCAAAGATCATCTATCCACCAATGATACGGATTCTGCTGCATATTTTCTTTGCAGTCATTATTGTTATAACTTTGTGTGGAAACCTCCTTGTCATCATTTCCATTGCTCACTTCAAACAGCTGCACACTCCAACCAACtacctcatcctctctctgGCAGTGACTGACTTCCTTATGGGAAGCTTCATCTTGCCTCCTTATATGGTGCAAATTATTGAAACATGCTGGTATTTTGGAGATGTGTTCTGCAAAATCCACTTGAGTTTAGATGGCACGCTGTACACTGCATCAATGCTAAatctttcttttatttccaTTGATCGATATTATGCAGTTTGTCGGCCCCTACACTACCAGACTAAGATTACCACTTATACTGCAGGGATAATGGTCCTGATCACTTGGAGTGTGTCTGCCTTTGTTTGGTTTGGGATGGaattcctggcagaggcaattTTGgggaaagattattattatgaaaatgttGCTTGTGTAGGACAATGTGTCATGTTGACTGAAGCAGCAAGTACAATATCTAGCCTTATCTGTTTTTATATGCCTGCGTTAATTATGTTGCTCATGTATCAGAAAATCTTTCATGTTGCGCAGAAGCAAGCCCAGGCTGTTCACAGCATTGCCTGTAgcaatgtgcactctgaaaacagCACATCATCTAGCAAGAAGGAGCGAAAGGCTACAAAGACCCTGGCAATTGTTATGGGGACATTCTTGTTATGCTCTACACCCTTTTATGTGTGTTGCCTACTTAATCCATTCATTAATTATTCCATTCCACCTgttttaattgaaatatttttctgtattaCCTATTTAAATTCAACATGCAATCCTATCATTTATGCTTTCTATTACAGTTGGTTTAGGAAAgcattcaaaattatttttgttggcaaaatatttcaagctcattCCTCAACAGTAAAACTGTCCACAGATTGA